A region from the Geobacillus vulcani PSS1 genome encodes:
- the cobD gene encoding threonine-phosphate decarboxylase CobD: MRWPAHGANPLTLYEQCGLSAPSEYIDFSVNTNPYRLPPSAWPDGGEWARWAGEYPDPEAKAIRELLAKQERIRLEQVLVTNGAAEAIYLLASMFAGRRVGVLEPTFSEYRRASLAYGCEVSSFIAHEQYGFAYDMDQAAAWAAECDVVFFCHPNNPTGTAMTERELHAFIAAANDAGTYVVVDEAFYPFWRGGFTAVQWLDRYPRLIVLRSLTKIHHLAGARLGYVAAADEAVIASLQTRQPPWSTSRIAQQLALRFAVMESFVEWTKERIAAERERVFRSLPADRYAVSPSVVNFYLLRPLSGRTEDLFFYLLRQGIVPRHTMNFPGLDGRYVRLAVKTQVENDRLLEALAGWNGG, encoded by the coding sequence TTGCGTTGGCCGGCGCATGGAGCGAATCCGCTTACGCTTTATGAGCAGTGTGGGCTGTCGGCTCCAAGTGAATATATCGATTTCAGTGTCAACACGAACCCATATCGGCTGCCGCCGTCGGCTTGGCCAGACGGCGGGGAGTGGGCTCGCTGGGCAGGCGAGTACCCGGATCCGGAAGCGAAGGCGATCAGAGAGCTTCTTGCCAAGCAAGAGCGGATTCGTCTGGAGCAAGTGTTGGTGACCAACGGGGCGGCGGAGGCGATTTATTTATTGGCTTCTATGTTCGCCGGCCGGCGCGTCGGCGTCTTGGAGCCGACGTTTTCCGAATACCGGCGCGCCAGCCTTGCCTATGGTTGTGAAGTATCATCGTTTATAGCCCATGAGCAGTACGGCTTTGCGTACGATATGGACCAAGCGGCGGCATGGGCGGCGGAGTGTGACGTCGTCTTTTTCTGTCATCCGAACAATCCGACAGGAACGGCGATGACGGAGCGGGAACTTCATGCGTTCATCGCCGCAGCGAACGATGCGGGGACGTATGTCGTTGTCGATGAAGCGTTCTATCCGTTTTGGCGCGGCGGATTTACAGCCGTGCAGTGGTTGGACCGCTATCCGCGCCTCATTGTGCTTCGATCGTTGACCAAGATTCACCATCTCGCTGGCGCGCGCCTCGGCTATGTGGCAGCGGCCGACGAGGCGGTGATCGCCTCATTGCAAACGCGCCAGCCGCCTTGGAGCACAAGCCGCATTGCACAACAACTGGCACTTCGCTTCGCCGTGATGGAATCGTTTGTGGAGTGGACGAAAGAACGAATCGCCGCCGAGAGGGAGCGAGTGTTTCGGTCGCTGCCGGCCGACCGGTATGCCGTCTCGCCGTCGGTCGTCAATTTTTACTTGCTGCGGCCGCTTTCCGGACGGACAGAGGATCTGTTTTTCTATTTATTGCGGCAAGGAATCGTTCCACGCCATACGATGAATTTCCCTGGATTGGACGGACGTTACGTGCGGCTTGCGGTCAAAACGCAGGTGGAAAACGACCGGCTGCTTGAGGCGCTTGCGGGGTGGAATGGGGGATGA
- a CDS encoding bifunctional adenosylcobinamide kinase/adenosylcobinamide-phosphate guanylyltransferase produces MMVFVSGAVRSGKSEAAEACAIRLSGGGRLHYMAAAQAVDDEMRERIRRHQERRAAQDVCWTVWEAPFSSWEIAASLRPDDIVLLDCLTAWLAHELFTGGNWKTDAAAQAVACRMLDEVRAWADACRAVVIVSNELFSGGVPDNPGTFRYMKTLGWLHQQLVAEAAAAAVVECGLLRVKKGRWPK; encoded by the coding sequence ATGATGGTGTTTGTCAGCGGCGCTGTGCGCAGCGGCAAAAGTGAAGCAGCGGAAGCGTGCGCCATCCGACTTTCTGGCGGCGGTCGGCTTCACTATATGGCTGCCGCGCAGGCAGTGGATGATGAAATGAGGGAGCGCATTCGCCGCCATCAAGAGCGGCGCGCGGCGCAAGATGTGTGTTGGACGGTGTGGGAAGCCCCGTTCTCTTCTTGGGAGATTGCCGCTTCCCTGCGCCCTGATGATATCGTTCTTCTTGATTGCTTGACCGCTTGGCTCGCCCACGAGTTGTTCACTGGTGGCAATTGGAAAACAGACGCGGCCGCTCAAGCTGTTGCTTGCCGCATGCTCGATGAAGTGCGGGCTTGGGCGGATGCCTGCCGCGCGGTTGTGATCGTATCGAACGAGCTGTTTTCTGGGGGAGTTCCGGATAACCCCGGCACGTTTCGCTATATGAAAACGCTTGGTTGGCTTCACCAGCAACTCGTGGCGGAAGCGGCGGCCGCCGCGGTCGTTGAATGCGGTCTTCTCCGCGTGAAAAAAGGACGGTGGCCGAAATGA
- a CDS encoding adenosylcobinamide-GDP ribazoletransferase has protein sequence MKLAWNGWLLALQLFTIIPIRRSIEWNAAHVRWLVRCMPLAGALIGAFSAGVYALFSTFSFGSPLVWSLFLLWFGIWMAGGLHADGFMDASDAFFSYRDVKRRQEIMSDSRVGAFAVLSLICLLSFRWLFLYESLQVGVPPALFAAVPLLSRAGAAWLLSAGKLAKPTGMAASLREYSSWCDAVWALGLAFVLLLLLCAFTVISVQTGAALAAAVAVLAAAAKPWAEKQFGGITGDVIGAFIEGGELLLWGVIWLLHSSVMG, from the coding sequence ATGAAGCTGGCATGGAACGGTTGGCTGTTGGCGCTGCAGCTGTTTACCATCATCCCCATCCGCCGTTCGATCGAATGGAACGCTGCCCATGTCCGTTGGCTTGTGCGCTGCATGCCGCTTGCGGGGGCGCTGATCGGGGCGTTTTCAGCCGGAGTGTACGCGCTCTTTTCTACATTTTCATTCGGTTCGCCGCTTGTTTGGTCGCTTTTTCTCCTTTGGTTCGGCATTTGGATGGCCGGTGGGCTGCATGCCGATGGGTTTATGGATGCAAGCGATGCGTTTTTTTCATATCGCGATGTGAAGCGGCGGCAAGAGATCATGTCCGATTCGCGCGTCGGCGCGTTTGCGGTGTTGTCGCTTATTTGTTTGTTGTCATTTCGTTGGCTGTTTCTGTACGAATCGCTTCAGGTAGGCGTTCCGCCGGCGCTGTTCGCCGCTGTTCCGCTGTTGTCGCGGGCTGGGGCTGCCTGGCTTCTTTCCGCCGGCAAGCTGGCCAAACCGACAGGAATGGCCGCATCGCTGCGCGAATATAGTTCATGGTGCGATGCTGTTTGGGCGCTTGGACTCGCTTTTGTCTTGCTTTTGCTTCTTTGTGCATTCACCGTCATTTCAGTGCAAACAGGGGCAGCGTTGGCCGCCGCGGTTGCCGTTTTGGCAGCGGCAGCGAAGCCGTGGGCGGAAAAACAGTTTGGCGGCATCACTGGAGATGTAATCGGGGCGTTTATTGAGGGGGGAGAGCTGCTGCTATGGGGCGTCATTTGGCTGTTACACTCATCCGTCATGGGATGA
- a CDS encoding histidine phosphatase family protein translates to MGRHLAVTLIRHGMTEQNRKRAYIGWLDAPLAEGEIARLGRLRWEPPEPVDVVVTSDRCRCRETVDLLFGGRRADWCTSRWRELHFGVWEGKTFAELEAEPAYQQWLASPFSAAPPGGERYDDFQARIQQALAETIAFAERTGARHVAVITHGGPIRLLLEQYAPDARSFWEWTVPFAGGYTLESTIERWKGGERCISLSAVRFKERENGCSNSTE, encoded by the coding sequence ATGGGGCGTCATTTGGCTGTTACACTCATCCGTCATGGGATGACGGAACAAAATCGAAAGAGGGCGTATATCGGTTGGCTCGATGCGCCTCTTGCTGAAGGGGAGATCGCGCGGCTTGGCCGGTTGCGATGGGAGCCGCCTGAACCGGTGGACGTTGTGGTCACAAGCGACCGTTGCCGCTGTCGGGAGACGGTTGATTTGCTGTTCGGCGGACGCAGGGCGGATTGGTGCACCAGCCGCTGGCGCGAGCTTCACTTTGGCGTTTGGGAAGGCAAAACGTTTGCTGAGCTGGAAGCAGAGCCTGCCTATCAGCAATGGCTTGCGTCACCCTTTTCCGCGGCGCCGCCCGGCGGGGAGCGTTATGACGACTTTCAAGCGCGCATCCAACAGGCGCTTGCGGAGACGATTGCTTTCGCTGAGCGGACGGGCGCCCGTCATGTGGCGGTCATCACCCATGGCGGCCCGATTCGCCTCCTGCTCGAACAGTATGCGCCGGATGCCCGTTCGTTCTGGGAATGGACAGTGCCGTTTGCCGGCGGATATACGCTTGAATCGACGATCGAACGCTGGAAAGGGGGAGAGCGGTGCATTTCGTTGTCGGCGGTGCGTTTCAAGGAAAGGGAAAATGGGTGCAGCAACAGTACGGAATAA
- a CDS encoding bifunctional adenosylcobinamide kinase/adenosylcobinamide-phosphate guanylyltransferase: MHFVVGGAFQGKGKWVQQQYGINDGVHIVWQNGYLEPYGPPGGIPTAKTVVFDGLEAAIRLRPDVKEWEAYFRAWRQWEEAEPGRTVVWIGTDVTQGVVPVDPQERRWRDAVGMCYQQLASMCCRVDRVWCGLSERLK; this comes from the coding sequence GTGCATTTCGTTGTCGGCGGTGCGTTTCAAGGAAAGGGAAAATGGGTGCAGCAACAGTACGGAATAAATGATGGCGTTCATATTGTATGGCAGAACGGCTATTTGGAGCCATACGGGCCGCCGGGCGGCATCCCAACGGCCAAAACAGTTGTTTTTGACGGATTGGAAGCCGCCATCCGCCTCCGGCCGGACGTTAAAGAGTGGGAAGCGTATTTTCGCGCTTGGCGACAGTGGGAAGAAGCCGAGCCGGGCCGCACGGTCGTCTGGATCGGCACCGATGTGACGCAAGGCGTCGTTCCGGTTGACCCACAAGAGCGGCGCTGGCGCGACGCAGTGGGAATGTGCTATCAGCAGCTTGCTTCCATGTGCTGTCGCGTCGATCGGGTTTGGTGCGGACTTTCGGAACGATTGAAATAA
- a CDS encoding cob(I)yrinic acid a,c-diamide adenosyltransferase, which yields MKLYTRTGDKGKTSLIGGRVDKDHLRVEAYGTIDEANSFIGWALALLADDERFRDLCAELQKIQHELFDCGGDLAIVNGKIPYKVTEEMVTFLEERIDAHVQEAPPLQKFILPGGSKGAAALHMARTVARRAERCIVSLQKAEPINDVVLKYMNRLSDYLFAAARVVNARLGVKDIEYERSAIVFRDKEEKQ from the coding sequence ATGAAATTGTATACGCGAACGGGAGACAAAGGAAAGACGAGTTTAATTGGTGGACGCGTTGACAAAGACCATTTGCGCGTCGAGGCGTACGGGACGATCGATGAGGCGAATTCGTTCATCGGCTGGGCGCTTGCACTGCTTGCTGACGATGAGCGATTTCGCGACCTTTGCGCCGAGTTGCAGAAAATTCAGCATGAACTGTTTGACTGCGGCGGCGACTTAGCCATCGTCAACGGCAAGATTCCGTATAAAGTGACCGAGGAGATGGTCACATTTTTAGAAGAGCGCATTGATGCGCACGTGCAAGAGGCCCCGCCGCTGCAAAAATTCATTTTGCCGGGCGGATCGAAGGGGGCTGCGGCGCTTCATATGGCGCGCACGGTGGCAAGGCGGGCGGAGCGCTGCATCGTTTCTTTGCAAAAAGCCGAGCCGATCAACGACGTTGTTCTAAAATATATGAACCGCCTGTCCGACTATTTGTTCGCCGCTGCCCGGGTCGTGAACGCCCGCTTAGGGGTGAAGGACATCGAGTATGAGCGGAGCGCCATCGTGTTTCGCGACAAGGAGGAGAAGCAATGA
- a CDS encoding ECF transporter S component encodes MSRRLAWTAVCLALSAIGSFIKLPTFVGSIALDSAPALVAAVVLGPRAGAAVAGLGHLVSALIGGFPLGLVHWFVALEMAGLGALFAVLHRRGWKIGSAVVFFIGNAFLAPLPLAVSFGWPFVFAVIPPLSAAAAVNVLIAAAIMPIVVRLAAKAGVKAPHA; translated from the coding sequence ATGAGCCGCCGCTTGGCTTGGACAGCCGTTTGTTTAGCGCTTTCGGCGATTGGATCGTTCATCAAGCTGCCGACGTTTGTCGGCAGCATCGCTTTGGACAGCGCACCAGCGCTTGTCGCCGCCGTGGTTCTTGGCCCGCGCGCCGGAGCGGCGGTCGCTGGACTGGGGCATTTGGTTTCGGCGTTGATCGGCGGTTTTCCGCTCGGCTTGGTTCATTGGTTTGTTGCTCTTGAGATGGCGGGGCTTGGCGCCCTGTTCGCCGTGTTGCATCGGCGGGGATGGAAAATCGGCAGCGCTGTCGTCTTTTTCATCGGCAATGCGTTTTTGGCGCCGCTGCCACTTGCCGTTTCGTTCGGCTGGCCGTTTGTTTTTGCCGTCATTCCGCCGCTTTCGGCAGCCGCAGCGGTCAACGTGTTGATCGCAGCAGCCATCATGCCGATTGTCGTCCGGTTGGCGGCGAAAGCGGGGGTGAAGGCGCCGCATGCGTGA
- a CDS encoding AIR synthase related protein, whose product MRDVLFLPFADGMELAVAADGSAAIGDKPGDVVSVPVDVVAYFSARVALMELLSVGAEARAAVLQNFIADDRWEALCRGVERACRELALSLPITGSTESNFPTVQSALGVTALGTVANERKRIGITPETAKFAVIGRPLVGAAVLARPEWVLPLSLFAELIVSPHVYELVPVGSKGVFYEWTELLAANRLRFRSCSCPLSLFSSGGPATAVLISYDPAGEWKLKQQAGPLFFPLFAER is encoded by the coding sequence ATGCGTGATGTGCTTTTCCTTCCGTTTGCCGACGGCATGGAACTCGCCGTTGCGGCCGACGGTTCGGCGGCGATCGGGGACAAGCCGGGCGATGTGGTGTCCGTCCCGGTGGATGTTGTCGCGTATTTTTCCGCCCGCGTCGCCTTGATGGAGCTGTTGAGCGTCGGGGCGGAAGCGAGGGCGGCCGTGCTGCAAAATTTCATTGCCGACGACCGCTGGGAAGCCCTTTGCCGCGGCGTTGAGCGAGCATGCCGAGAGCTGGCTCTTTCCCTCCCGATCACCGGGAGTACGGAATCCAACTTTCCAACCGTTCAGTCGGCGCTTGGCGTGACGGCGCTCGGGACGGTGGCCAACGAACGGAAGCGGATCGGCATTACGCCGGAGACGGCGAAGTTTGCCGTCATCGGCCGACCGCTCGTCGGGGCTGCTGTGTTGGCCCGGCCCGAATGGGTGCTGCCGCTTTCCCTTTTCGCCGAGCTGATTGTTTCGCCCCATGTGTATGAGCTCGTGCCGGTCGGATCGAAAGGCGTTTTTTACGAATGGACAGAGCTTTTGGCTGCCAATCGCCTCCGCTTTCGCAGTTGTTCGTGTCCGCTGTCGCTTTTTTCATCCGGGGGACCGGCAACCGCTGTGCTGATCAGCTATGACCCAGCCGGCGAATGGAAGCTGAAACAGCAGGCCGGACCGCTCTTTTTTCCGCTGTTTGCCGAGCGGTAG
- the sigX gene encoding RNA polymerase sigma factor SigX: MDPVFEQLYEKYHDDLFNFLFYMVRNREQAEDLVQEVYVKVLRSYKRFQGQCSEKTWLLSIARHVAIDFFRKQKRRRQWANAPEWSEEHIGVDEPMPEEIAIQKEEIQLMYRCLARCTVDQQLVLILRFIQSLSIAETAAALGWTESKVKTTQHRALRALKHYMEEEAERGGWRREKAQWE; this comes from the coding sequence ATGGACCCCGTCTTTGAGCAGTTGTATGAAAAATATCACGATGACTTGTTTAATTTTTTGTTTTACATGGTGCGGAATCGAGAGCAGGCCGAGGATTTAGTCCAAGAAGTATACGTAAAAGTGCTTCGCTCATATAAGCGGTTTCAAGGGCAATGCAGCGAAAAAACGTGGCTGCTGTCCATTGCGCGCCATGTGGCCATCGATTTTTTCCGCAAGCAAAAGCGACGGCGCCAATGGGCCAATGCGCCGGAGTGGAGTGAGGAGCACATCGGCGTCGACGAGCCGATGCCCGAGGAAATTGCGATTCAAAAAGAGGAAATTCAGCTCATGTATCGCTGCTTAGCGCGTTGCACCGTTGATCAACAGCTTGTGCTCATTCTCCGGTTCATTCAGTCGCTGTCCATTGCCGAGACAGCAGCGGCGCTTGGCTGGACGGAAAGCAAGGTGAAAACAACGCAGCACCGCGCGCTAAGAGCGCTGAAACACTATATGGAAGAAGAGGCGGAACGAGGGGGGTGGCGGCGTGAAAAAGCTCAATGGGAATGA
- a CDS encoding histidinol-phosphatase: MLTDYHNHLERGTLTLDYLRQFTDEAAKKGIQHFGISEHAYHFYQTKNILSNPWVEARRCYDMADYVRLFHEAWDAGIDVKMSIEMDYTPGKHEEMAAFIRSYEFDYVIGSIHWVDDFGIDLVEYRHEWERRDLYDTYRKYFDQVVTLAESNLFDIIGHLDLVKIFQYVPEDEEFLLEQYDRATTALANSKTCVEISTAGLRKPVGELYPDPRLLKMCYDKGIPIVLSSDAHVPEHVGADFDKAVELARSIGYTELMTFSKGERKAVPLG; encoded by the coding sequence ATGTTGACCGATTACCACAACCATTTGGAACGCGGGACGCTGACGCTTGATTATTTGCGCCAGTTCACTGACGAAGCGGCGAAAAAAGGCATTCAGCATTTCGGCATTTCCGAACATGCGTACCATTTCTATCAAACGAAAAACATTTTGTCCAACCCATGGGTCGAAGCGCGCCGGTGCTACGATATGGCTGATTACGTCCGGCTGTTCCACGAAGCGTGGGATGCAGGCATCGATGTGAAAATGTCGATTGAAATGGACTATACGCCGGGCAAACATGAGGAGATGGCTGCTTTCATCCGTTCGTACGAGTTTGACTATGTCATCGGTTCGATCCATTGGGTCGACGATTTCGGCATCGATTTAGTCGAGTACCGCCACGAGTGGGAGCGGCGCGATTTGTATGATACATATCGCAAATATTTCGATCAGGTCGTTACGCTTGCCGAGTCAAATTTGTTTGATATTATCGGCCACCTCGATTTAGTGAAAATTTTTCAATATGTTCCAGAAGATGAGGAATTTTTGCTTGAACAATATGACCGAGCGACAACCGCGCTGGCCAATTCGAAAACGTGCGTGGAAATCAGCACCGCGGGGTTGCGCAAGCCGGTTGGCGAACTGTATCCGGATCCGCGCTTGTTGAAAATGTGCTATGACAAAGGCATTCCAATCGTGTTATCGTCCGATGCGCACGTGCCTGAACATGTCGGCGCCGATTTTGACAAAGCGGTTGAACTCGCCCGCAGCATCGGCTATACCGAGCTCATGACGTTCTCGAAAGGCGAGCGGAAGGCGGTGCCGCTCGGTTAG
- a CDS encoding nuclear transport factor 2 family protein, producing the protein MEGAKAMDLQKHLYALERRLLEPGVRTSPAELDALLADDFFEFGSSGNVWYKHDSVEGGGLSVRRMTISDFAIHPLADGVVLATYRLHDETRGQLTLRSSIWKHIDGRWQLFFHQGTITNQ; encoded by the coding sequence ATGGAAGGGGCGAAAGCAATGGATTTGCAGAAGCACTTATATGCCCTCGAACGGCGGCTGTTAGAGCCGGGTGTGCGCACATCGCCAGCGGAGCTCGACGCGCTGTTGGCGGACGATTTTTTTGAGTTTGGCAGCTCCGGAAACGTCTGGTACAAACACGATAGTGTCGAAGGCGGCGGACTTTCGGTACGGCGCATGACGATTTCCGATTTTGCGATACATCCTTTAGCAGATGGGGTGGTGTTGGCGACATATCGCCTCCACGATGAAACGAGGGGTCAGCTCACGCTGCGCAGCTCGATTTGGAAGCACATCGACGGAAGGTGGCAGCTGTTTTTCCATCAAGGCACGATCACGAACCAGTAA
- the serA gene encoding phosphoglycerate dehydrogenase — MFRVLVSDAISEEGLAPLRASAHIDIVQKKVSEAEEELHTFDALLVRSATKVTEELLEKMPNLKIIGRAGVGVDNIDVDAATKRGIVVINAPNGNTISAAEHTFAMMAALVRRIPQAHISVKSREWNRSAFVGNELFGKKLGIIGFGRIGSEVAKRARAFGMSVHVYDPFLTKDRAEKLGVSIHSLDEVLAVADIITVHTPLTKETRGLLGAENLAKTKRGVYLINCARGGIIDEQALIPFLENGHVAGVALDVFEQEPPGDHPLLSFDNVIVTPHLGASTVEAQLNVATQVAEELLHFFEGRPVTSSINLPALSKDVYEKIQAFYHLGRKLGLIASQFMNIPVQELSVTYAGTVADLETTYITRSLLAGFLRPRVASTVNEVNAAMIAKERGITYGEKFSDETHGYANCISLTVHGENKTFTIKGTHVPNYGDRIVHFDGVAIDFAPEGHLLYIQHQDRPGMIGKVGNVLGAHDVNIATMQVGRQQVGGKAIMMLSLDKPLDDELLELLVNIEDIEAAKKIEV, encoded by the coding sequence GTGTTTCGCGTACTCGTTTCTGACGCCATCAGCGAAGAGGGGCTGGCGCCGCTCCGCGCATCGGCGCACATTGACATCGTGCAAAAGAAAGTGAGCGAAGCGGAAGAGGAATTGCACACATTTGACGCTTTGCTCGTGCGCAGCGCCACCAAAGTGACCGAAGAACTATTGGAAAAGATGCCGAACTTAAAAATTATCGGCCGTGCCGGAGTGGGCGTCGACAACATTGATGTCGATGCAGCGACGAAACGCGGCATCGTCGTCATCAATGCGCCAAACGGCAATACGATTTCGGCCGCCGAGCATACCTTTGCCATGATGGCCGCGCTTGTCCGCCGCATCCCGCAGGCGCACATTTCCGTCAAATCCCGAGAGTGGAACCGCTCCGCGTTTGTCGGCAATGAGCTGTTTGGCAAGAAATTGGGCATCATCGGCTTCGGCCGCATCGGTTCGGAAGTCGCCAAACGGGCGCGCGCCTTTGGCATGAGCGTGCACGTGTACGACCCGTTTTTAACAAAAGATCGGGCCGAAAAACTCGGCGTTTCGATTCACTCGCTTGACGAAGTGCTGGCCGTGGCTGACATCATCACCGTTCATACACCGCTCACGAAAGAAACGCGCGGATTGCTTGGCGCGGAAAACTTGGCGAAAACGAAAAGGGGCGTCTATTTGATCAACTGCGCCCGCGGCGGCATCATCGACGAACAAGCGCTCATTCCGTTTTTGGAAAACGGCCATGTCGCCGGCGTCGCCCTCGACGTCTTTGAACAAGAGCCGCCGGGCGATCATCCGTTGCTTTCGTTTGACAATGTGATCGTCACGCCGCATTTAGGGGCGTCAACCGTCGAAGCGCAGCTGAACGTCGCCACCCAAGTCGCCGAAGAGCTGCTCCACTTTTTTGAAGGACGGCCGGTCACCTCGTCGATCAACTTGCCGGCGTTGTCGAAAGACGTCTATGAAAAAATTCAAGCATTCTATCATTTAGGCCGGAAGCTCGGCTTGATCGCCTCGCAGTTTATGAACATCCCGGTGCAAGAGCTGTCGGTCACCTACGCCGGCACGGTCGCCGATCTCGAGACGACGTACATCACCCGCAGCCTGCTTGCCGGCTTCCTGCGGCCGCGCGTCGCCTCAACAGTCAACGAGGTGAACGCCGCCATGATCGCCAAAGAACGCGGCATCACATACGGCGAAAAATTTTCCGATGAAACGCACGGCTATGCGAACTGCATTTCCCTCACCGTCCACGGTGAAAACAAAACGTTCACCATCAAAGGAACGCACGTGCCGAACTATGGCGACCGCATCGTCCACTTTGACGGCGTCGCCATCGACTTTGCCCCAGAAGGACATCTGTTGTACATTCAGCACCAAGACCGGCCGGGAATGATCGGCAAAGTCGGGAACGTGTTGGGGGCGCACGATGTCAACATCGCCACCATGCAAGTCGGGCGGCAACAGGTGGGCGGCAAGGCGATCATGATGCTGTCGCTCGACAAGCCACTTGATGACGAACTGCTCGAATTGCTCGTTAACATCGAAGACATTGAAGCGGCGAAAAAAATCGAAGTATAA
- a CDS encoding inorganic diphosphatase: MAFENKIVEAFIEIPTGSQNKYEFDKERGIFKLDRVLYSPMFYPAEYGYLQNTLALDGDPLDILVITTNPTFPGCVIDTRVIGYLNMVDSGEEDAKLIGVPVEDPRFDEVRSIEDLPQHKLKEIAHFFERYKDLQGKRTEIGTWEGPEAAAKLIDECIARYNEQKNK, translated from the coding sequence ATGGCATTCGAAAATAAAATTGTCGAAGCGTTTATCGAAATTCCAACCGGAAGCCAAAACAAATACGAATTCGACAAAGAGCGGGGCATTTTCAAGCTCGATCGCGTCTTGTATTCACCGATGTTTTATCCGGCCGAATATGGCTATTTGCAAAATACATTGGCGCTGGATGGCGACCCGCTCGACATTTTGGTCATCACAACGAACCCGACGTTCCCGGGCTGCGTCATCGACACGCGCGTCATCGGCTATTTGAACATGGTCGACAGCGGTGAAGAAGATGCAAAATTGATCGGCGTTCCGGTCGAAGATCCGCGCTTTGACGAAGTGAGATCGATTGAAGACCTTCCGCAGCACAAACTGAAAGAGATCGCCCACTTCTTTGAACGCTACAAAGACCTGCAAGGCAAGCGGACGGAAATCGGCACATGGGAAGGCCCGGAAGCGGCAGCCAAATTGATCGATGAATGCATCGCCCGCTACAACGAGCAGAAAAACAAGTAA
- a CDS encoding ferredoxin produces MPKYTIVDKETCIACGACGAAAPDIYDYDEDGIAYVTLDDNQGIVEVPEILIDDMMDAFEGCPTESIKVADEPFDGDPNKFD; encoded by the coding sequence ATGCCAAAGTATACGATTGTGGATAAAGAGACTTGCATCGCCTGCGGAGCTTGCGGCGCCGCCGCTCCGGACATTTACGACTACGACGAGGACGGCATTGCCTACGTCACCCTCGATGACAACCAAGGCATCGTCGAAGTGCCGGAGATTTTGATTGACGATATGATGGACGCCTTCGAAGGCTGTCCGACCGAGTCGATTAAAGTCGCTGACGAGCCGTTTGACGGCGATCCGAATAAATTCGACTGA